One Acetobacterium sp. KB-1 DNA segment encodes these proteins:
- a CDS encoding glycine--tRNA ligase, with amino-acid sequence MSEFTMAEIVSLAKMRGIVFPGSEIYDGLANSWDYGPLGVEMKNNVKKAWWKKFVQESPFNVGLDAAILMNPKTWVASGHVGGFNDPLMDCKACQSRFRADKLIADYYFEKGEDVIVDAWSNDEMKAFIEEHQIACPECGKMDFTDIRQFNLMFKTFQGVNEDTASEIFLRPETAQGIFVNFKNVQRTTRKKIPFGIAQVGKSFRNEITPGNFIFRIREFEQMELEFFCAPGTDLEWFDYWKAFCKKWLFDLGMKDENIRFRDHDQEELSHYSNATTDVEFRFPFGWGELWGIADRTDFDLTQHQNHSGKDMKYTDPVTNEKYIPYCIEPSLGADRVFLAFLCNAMEKETITNGDKVEERNVMRIHPFLSAYKAAVLPLSKKLSDKAGELFTLLSKHFMIEYDEAGSIGKRYRRQDEIGTPFCVTVDFDTLEDECVTLRDRDTMDQVRVPIAEVVDYIAKRIDF; translated from the coding sequence ATGTCAGAATTTACAATGGCTGAAATTGTCAGTCTCGCAAAAATGAGGGGAATTGTCTTCCCCGGTTCAGAAATTTATGATGGTCTTGCCAACAGTTGGGATTACGGCCCACTCGGCGTTGAAATGAAAAATAATGTTAAAAAGGCCTGGTGGAAAAAATTCGTTCAGGAATCACCTTTTAATGTGGGTCTGGATGCCGCTATCCTAATGAACCCTAAAACCTGGGTCGCCTCCGGACACGTGGGTGGCTTTAACGATCCGTTGATGGATTGCAAAGCCTGTCAGTCGCGCTTCCGGGCCGATAAGCTGATTGCCGATTACTACTTTGAAAAAGGCGAAGATGTGATCGTCGATGCCTGGTCAAATGACGAGATGAAGGCTTTTATCGAGGAACATCAGATTGCCTGTCCCGAATGTGGAAAAATGGATTTTACCGATATCCGCCAGTTTAATCTGATGTTTAAAACCTTTCAGGGTGTCAATGAAGATACCGCCAGCGAAATCTTCCTGCGGCCAGAAACTGCCCAGGGTATTTTTGTCAATTTTAAAAATGTTCAGCGCACCACCCGTAAAAAAATACCATTTGGGATTGCCCAGGTCGGTAAATCCTTTCGTAATGAGATTACGCCGGGGAACTTCATTTTCCGAATCCGGGAATTTGAACAAATGGAACTGGAATTTTTCTGCGCCCCTGGCACGGATTTGGAATGGTTTGACTACTGGAAAGCTTTCTGTAAAAAATGGCTGTTCGACCTGGGTATGAAGGACGAAAATATCCGTTTCCGGGATCATGATCAGGAAGAACTATCCCATTACAGTAATGCCACCACCGATGTGGAATTCCGCTTTCCTTTTGGCTGGGGCGAGCTTTGGGGGATTGCTGACCGTACCGATTTCGACTTAACCCAGCACCAGAATCACTCCGGGAAAGACATGAAATATACCGACCCGGTTACCAACGAAAAATATATCCCGTATTGTATCGAGCCCTCCTTAGGTGCCGACCGGGTTTTTCTGGCCTTCCTTTGCAATGCCATGGAAAAAGAAACCATTACCAATGGTGACAAAGTTGAAGAACGAAATGTGATGCGGATTCATCCCTTCCTTTCGGCATACAAGGCCGCAGTTTTACCACTGTCTAAAAAGTTAAGCGACAAGGCCGGAGAACTTTTCACCCTGTTGTCTAAACACTTTATGATTGAATATGATGAAGCGGGTAGCATTGGCAAGCGTTACCGCCGCCAGGACGAAATCGGCACACCGTTCTGCGTCACTGTAGATTTTGACACCCTGGAAGACGAATGTGTCACCCTAAGAGACCGCGATACCATGGACCAGGTTCGGGTTCCTATTGCTGAGGTCGTTGATTATATTGCTAAGCGGATTGATTTTTAA